Proteins encoded together in one Pogoniulus pusillus isolate bPogPus1 unplaced genomic scaffold, bPogPus1.pri scaffold_58_arrow_ctg1, whole genome shotgun sequence window:
- the FMNL3 gene encoding formin-like protein 3 isoform X1 has protein sequence MGNVESADGEALPRGPGAVAAPGGPGLLAPGKMPMPEPCELEERFALVLSSMNLPPDKARLLRQYDNEKKWDLICDQERFQVKSPPHAYIQKLHSFLEPGVTRKKFRRRVQESTKVLRELEISLRTNHIGWVREFLNDENKGLDVLVNYLSFAQCAVMLDFEGLEGGEDGALEKLRAWSRSIEDLQHPSALPAPFASSLARSARQTALRYGTLPSRRALKNSRLVSQKDDVHLCIMCLRAIMNYQYGFNLVMSHPHAVNEIALSLNNKNPRTKALVLELLAAVCLVRGGHEIILAAFDNFKEVCKEKHRFERLMDYFRNEDSSIDFMVACMQFINIVVHSVEDMNFRVHLQYEFTKLGLEEFLQKSRHTESEKLQVQIQAYLDNVFDVGGLLEDAETKNVALEKVEELEEHLSHLTEKLLDLENENMMRVAELEKQLLQREKELEVVKETCEHRSQQLHTLRRVIKEKDEAFRRHYGSEPPPATGSETPPQPEPLEETLRVPIPPPVEAAPPPPPPPPPLPPPAPPLPGKCPPAPPLPGASPSIALTVGLSAIRIKKPIKTKFRLPVFNWTALKPNQISGTVFSELDDERVLEDLDLERFEELFKTKAQGPALDLVCAKSKAAQKVANKVTLLEANRAKNLAITLRKAGRGTEEICRAIHTFDLATLPVDFVECLMRFVPTEAEAKALRQYERERKPLEELAAEDRFMLHFSKVERLPQRMAIMAFLGNFADNIQMLTPQLNAIIAASASVKSSQKLKQMLEIILALGNYMNSSKRGAVYGFKLQSLDLLLDTKSTDRKLTLLHFIALTVREKYPELATFWQELHFVEKAAAVSLENVLLDVKELGRGMELLRRECSLHEHSVLRTFLANSEGKLERLQKDARTAEDAYNTVVRYFGESPKTTPPSVFFPVFVRFIRSYKDAEQENETRKKQEEVMREKLLAQEAKKQEKRNKWQQQELIAELRRRQAKDHRPVYEGKDGTIEDIITALKSVPFTARTAKRGSRFFCDPSHHDESSC, from the exons ATGGGGAACGTGGAGAGCGCGGACGGGGAGGCGCTGCCCCGGGGCCCGGGTGCAGTAGCGGCCCCGGGGGGGCCCGGGCTGCTCGCTCCGGGCAAGATGCCGATGCCGGAGCCCTGCGAGCTGGAGGAGCGCTTCGCCTTGGTGCTG agCTCCATGAACCTGCCCCCGGACAAAGCTCGGCTGCTGCGCCAGTACGACAACGAGAAGAAGTGGGACCTCATCTGCGACCAG GAGCGATTCCAGGTGAAGAGTCCTCCCCATGCCTACATCCAGAAACTGCACAGCTTCCTGGAGCCGGGAGTCACACGGAAG AAGTTCAGGAGAAGGGTGCAGGAATCTACCAAGGTCCTGCGGGAGCTGGAGATCAGCCTGAGGACAAACCACATCGG GTGGGTACGTGAGTTCCTCAACGATGAGAACAAGGGTCTGGACGTGCTGGTGAACTACCTGAGCTTCGCCCAGTGCGCTGTCAT GTTGGactttgaggggctggaaggcggTGAGGACGGAGCGCTGGAGAAGCTGCGCGCCTGGAGCAGGTCCATCGAGGATCTGCAGCACCCCAGTGCCCTGCCCGCCCCCTTCGCCAGCAGCCTCGCCCGCTCTGCCCGCCAGACTGCCCTACG ctaTGGCACCTTGCCCAGCCGCAGGGCGCTGAAGAACTCACGCCTGGTGAGCCAGAAGGACGACGTCCACCTCTGCATCATGTGCCTCCGGGCCATCATGAACTACCAG TATGGCTTCAACCTGGTCATGTCCCATCCCCATGCGGTCAACGAGATCGCCCTGAGCCTCAATAACAAGAACCCAAG GACCAAGGCgctggtgctggagctgctggcagctgtgtgccTGGTGAGGGGTGGCCACGAGATCATCCTGGCAGCCTTCGACAACTTCAAGGAG GTCTGCAAGGAGAAGCATCGCTTCGAGCGCCTCATGGACTACTTCCGCAACGAGGACAGCAGCATCGACTTCATG GTCGCCTGCATGCAGTTCATCAACATCGTGGTGCACTCGGTGGAGGATATGAACTTCCGAGTCCATCTCCAGTACGAGTTCAccaagctggggctggaggagttCCTGCAG AAGTCGAGGCACACGGAGAGTGAGAAGCTGCAGGTGCAGATCCAGGCTTACCTGGACAACGTCTTCGACGtgggagggctgctggaggATGCCGAGACCAAGAACGTGGCCCTGGAGAaggtggaggagctggaggagcactTGTCCCAT CTAACGGAGAAGCTGCTGGACCTGGAGAACGAGAACATGATGcgggtggcagagctggagaagcagctgctgcagcgggagaaggagctggaggtggtcaag GAGACCTGCGAGCACCggagccagcagctgcacacccTGCGGAGGGTGATCAAGGAGAAGGACGAAGCCTTCCGCCGGCACTACGGCTCCGAGCCCCCCCCCGCTACGGGCAGCGAGACCCCCCCCCAGCCCGAGCCCCTCGAAGAGACCCTGCGGGTCCCTATCCCACCCCCCGTGGAGGCTGCACCCCCTccgccccctcccccgcccccgctgccacctcctgcacctCCGCTCCCAG gCAAGTGCCCCCCGGCCCCTCCTCTGCCCGGGGCTTCGCCCTCCATCGCCCTCACTGTCGGGCTCTCGG CCATCCGGATCAAGAAGCCCATCAAGACCAAGTTCCGTCTGCCTGTCTTCAACTGGACAGCTCTGAAGCCCAACCAGATCAGTGGGACAGTGTTCAGCGAGCTGGACGACgagagggtgctggag GACCTGGACCTGGAACGCTTCGAGGAGCTCTTCAAGACCAAGGCTCAGGGCCCAGCCCTGGACCTCGTCTGTGCCAAGAGCAAGGCGGCACAGAAGGTGGCAAACAAAGTGACCCTGCTGGAGGCCAACCGTGCCAAGAACCTGGCCATCACCCTGCGCAAGGCTGGCCGTGGCACCGAGGAGATCTGCAGGGCCATCCACAC GTTCGACCTGGCGACGCTGCCGGTGGACTTCGTGGAGTGCCTGATGCGGTTCGTGCCGACGGAGGCGGAGGCGAAGGCGCTGCGGCAGTACGAGCGGGAGCGGAAGCCGCTGGAGGAGCTGGCGGCCGAGGATCGCTTCATGCTGCACTTCAGCAAGGTGGAGAGGCTGCCCCAGCGCATGGCCATCATGGCCTTCCTCGGCAACTTCGCCGACAACATCCAGATGCTGACGCCG CAACTCAATGCCATCATTGCTGCCTCAGCCTCGGTTAAGTCATCCCAGAAGCTGAAGCAGATGTTGGAG atcatcctggcactgggcaaCTACATGAACAGCAGCAAGCGTGGGGCTGTCTACGGCTTCAAACTGCAGAGCCTGGACCTG ctgctggacacGAAGTCCACGGACAGGAAGCTGACTCTGCTGCACTTCATCGCGCTGACCGTGAGGGAGAAGTACCCTGAGCTGGCAACCTtctggcaggagctgcacttCGTGGAGAAGGCAGCCGCAg TGTCCCTGGAGAATGTGCTGCTGGAcgtgaaggagctgggcaggggcatggagctgctgcggagggagtgcagcctgcatgAGCACAGCGTCCTCAGGACCTTCCTGGCCAACAGCGAGGGCaagctggagaggctgcagaaggacgcACGGACAGCTGAG GACGCCTACAACACCGTGGTGAGGTACTTCGGGGAGAGCCCCAAGACCACTCCTCCCTCTGTCTTCTTCCCGGTCTTTGTCCGGTTCATCCGCTCCTACAAG GATGCGGAGCAGGAGAACGAGACGcggaagaagcaggaggaggtgaTGCGAGAGAAGCTGCTGGCGCAGGAGGCTAAGAAGCAGGAGAAG CGCAacaagtggcagcagcaggagctgat
- the FMNL3 gene encoding formin-like protein 3 isoform X2, with product MGNVESADGEALPRGPGAVAAPGGPGLLAPGKMPMPEPCELEERFALVLSSMNLPPDKARLLRQYDNEKKWDLICDQERFQVKSPPHAYIQKLHSFLEPGVTRKKFRRRVQESTKVLRELEISLRTNHIGWVREFLNDENKGLDVLVNYLSFAQCAVMLDFEGLEGGEDGALEKLRAWSRSIEDLQHPSALPAPFASSLARSARQTALRYGTLPSRRALKNSRLVSQKDDVHLCIMCLRAIMNYQYGFNLVMSHPHAVNEIALSLNNKNPRTKALVLELLAAVCLVRGGHEIILAAFDNFKEVCKEKHRFERLMDYFRNEDSSIDFMVACMQFINIVVHSVEDMNFRVHLQYEFTKLGLEEFLQSRHTESEKLQVQIQAYLDNVFDVGGLLEDAETKNVALEKVEELEEHLSHLTEKLLDLENENMMRVAELEKQLLQREKELEVVKETCEHRSQQLHTLRRVIKEKDEAFRRHYGSEPPPATGSETPPQPEPLEETLRVPIPPPVEAAPPPPPPPPPLPPPAPPLPGKCPPAPPLPGASPSIALTVGLSAIRIKKPIKTKFRLPVFNWTALKPNQISGTVFSELDDERVLEDLDLERFEELFKTKAQGPALDLVCAKSKAAQKVANKVTLLEANRAKNLAITLRKAGRGTEEICRAIHTFDLATLPVDFVECLMRFVPTEAEAKALRQYERERKPLEELAAEDRFMLHFSKVERLPQRMAIMAFLGNFADNIQMLTPQLNAIIAASASVKSSQKLKQMLEIILALGNYMNSSKRGAVYGFKLQSLDLLLDTKSTDRKLTLLHFIALTVREKYPELATFWQELHFVEKAAAVSLENVLLDVKELGRGMELLRRECSLHEHSVLRTFLANSEGKLERLQKDARTAEDAYNTVVRYFGESPKTTPPSVFFPVFVRFIRSYKDAEQENETRKKQEEVMREKLLAQEAKKQEKRNKWQQQELIAELRRRQAKDHRPVYEGKDGTIEDIITALKSVPFTARTAKRGSRFFCDPSHHDESSC from the exons ATGGGGAACGTGGAGAGCGCGGACGGGGAGGCGCTGCCCCGGGGCCCGGGTGCAGTAGCGGCCCCGGGGGGGCCCGGGCTGCTCGCTCCGGGCAAGATGCCGATGCCGGAGCCCTGCGAGCTGGAGGAGCGCTTCGCCTTGGTGCTG agCTCCATGAACCTGCCCCCGGACAAAGCTCGGCTGCTGCGCCAGTACGACAACGAGAAGAAGTGGGACCTCATCTGCGACCAG GAGCGATTCCAGGTGAAGAGTCCTCCCCATGCCTACATCCAGAAACTGCACAGCTTCCTGGAGCCGGGAGTCACACGGAAG AAGTTCAGGAGAAGGGTGCAGGAATCTACCAAGGTCCTGCGGGAGCTGGAGATCAGCCTGAGGACAAACCACATCGG GTGGGTACGTGAGTTCCTCAACGATGAGAACAAGGGTCTGGACGTGCTGGTGAACTACCTGAGCTTCGCCCAGTGCGCTGTCAT GTTGGactttgaggggctggaaggcggTGAGGACGGAGCGCTGGAGAAGCTGCGCGCCTGGAGCAGGTCCATCGAGGATCTGCAGCACCCCAGTGCCCTGCCCGCCCCCTTCGCCAGCAGCCTCGCCCGCTCTGCCCGCCAGACTGCCCTACG ctaTGGCACCTTGCCCAGCCGCAGGGCGCTGAAGAACTCACGCCTGGTGAGCCAGAAGGACGACGTCCACCTCTGCATCATGTGCCTCCGGGCCATCATGAACTACCAG TATGGCTTCAACCTGGTCATGTCCCATCCCCATGCGGTCAACGAGATCGCCCTGAGCCTCAATAACAAGAACCCAAG GACCAAGGCgctggtgctggagctgctggcagctgtgtgccTGGTGAGGGGTGGCCACGAGATCATCCTGGCAGCCTTCGACAACTTCAAGGAG GTCTGCAAGGAGAAGCATCGCTTCGAGCGCCTCATGGACTACTTCCGCAACGAGGACAGCAGCATCGACTTCATG GTCGCCTGCATGCAGTTCATCAACATCGTGGTGCACTCGGTGGAGGATATGAACTTCCGAGTCCATCTCCAGTACGAGTTCAccaagctggggctggaggagttCCTGCAG TCGAGGCACACGGAGAGTGAGAAGCTGCAGGTGCAGATCCAGGCTTACCTGGACAACGTCTTCGACGtgggagggctgctggaggATGCCGAGACCAAGAACGTGGCCCTGGAGAaggtggaggagctggaggagcactTGTCCCAT CTAACGGAGAAGCTGCTGGACCTGGAGAACGAGAACATGATGcgggtggcagagctggagaagcagctgctgcagcgggagaaggagctggaggtggtcaag GAGACCTGCGAGCACCggagccagcagctgcacacccTGCGGAGGGTGATCAAGGAGAAGGACGAAGCCTTCCGCCGGCACTACGGCTCCGAGCCCCCCCCCGCTACGGGCAGCGAGACCCCCCCCCAGCCCGAGCCCCTCGAAGAGACCCTGCGGGTCCCTATCCCACCCCCCGTGGAGGCTGCACCCCCTccgccccctcccccgcccccgctgccacctcctgcacctCCGCTCCCAG gCAAGTGCCCCCCGGCCCCTCCTCTGCCCGGGGCTTCGCCCTCCATCGCCCTCACTGTCGGGCTCTCGG CCATCCGGATCAAGAAGCCCATCAAGACCAAGTTCCGTCTGCCTGTCTTCAACTGGACAGCTCTGAAGCCCAACCAGATCAGTGGGACAGTGTTCAGCGAGCTGGACGACgagagggtgctggag GACCTGGACCTGGAACGCTTCGAGGAGCTCTTCAAGACCAAGGCTCAGGGCCCAGCCCTGGACCTCGTCTGTGCCAAGAGCAAGGCGGCACAGAAGGTGGCAAACAAAGTGACCCTGCTGGAGGCCAACCGTGCCAAGAACCTGGCCATCACCCTGCGCAAGGCTGGCCGTGGCACCGAGGAGATCTGCAGGGCCATCCACAC GTTCGACCTGGCGACGCTGCCGGTGGACTTCGTGGAGTGCCTGATGCGGTTCGTGCCGACGGAGGCGGAGGCGAAGGCGCTGCGGCAGTACGAGCGGGAGCGGAAGCCGCTGGAGGAGCTGGCGGCCGAGGATCGCTTCATGCTGCACTTCAGCAAGGTGGAGAGGCTGCCCCAGCGCATGGCCATCATGGCCTTCCTCGGCAACTTCGCCGACAACATCCAGATGCTGACGCCG CAACTCAATGCCATCATTGCTGCCTCAGCCTCGGTTAAGTCATCCCAGAAGCTGAAGCAGATGTTGGAG atcatcctggcactgggcaaCTACATGAACAGCAGCAAGCGTGGGGCTGTCTACGGCTTCAAACTGCAGAGCCTGGACCTG ctgctggacacGAAGTCCACGGACAGGAAGCTGACTCTGCTGCACTTCATCGCGCTGACCGTGAGGGAGAAGTACCCTGAGCTGGCAACCTtctggcaggagctgcacttCGTGGAGAAGGCAGCCGCAg TGTCCCTGGAGAATGTGCTGCTGGAcgtgaaggagctgggcaggggcatggagctgctgcggagggagtgcagcctgcatgAGCACAGCGTCCTCAGGACCTTCCTGGCCAACAGCGAGGGCaagctggagaggctgcagaaggacgcACGGACAGCTGAG GACGCCTACAACACCGTGGTGAGGTACTTCGGGGAGAGCCCCAAGACCACTCCTCCCTCTGTCTTCTTCCCGGTCTTTGTCCGGTTCATCCGCTCCTACAAG GATGCGGAGCAGGAGAACGAGACGcggaagaagcaggaggaggtgaTGCGAGAGAAGCTGCTGGCGCAGGAGGCTAAGAAGCAGGAGAAG CGCAacaagtggcagcagcaggagctgat
- the FMNL3 gene encoding formin-like protein 3 isoform X3: MGNVESADGEALPRGPGAVAAPGGPGLLAPGKMPMPEPCELEERFALVLSSMNLPPDKARLLRQYDNEKKWDLICDQERFQVKSPPHAYIQKLHSFLEPGVTRKKFRRRVQESTKVLRELEISLRTNHIGWVREFLNDENKGLDVLVNYLSFAQCAVMLDFEGLEGGEDGALEKLRAWSRSIEDLQHPSALPAPFASSLARSARQTALRYGTLPSRRALKNSRLVSQKDDVHLCIMCLRAIMNYQYGFNLVMSHPHAVNEIALSLNNKNPRTKALVLELLAAVCLVRGGHEIILAAFDNFKEVCKEKHRFERLMDYFRNEDSSIDFMVACMQFINIVVHSVEDMNFRVHLQYEFTKLGLEEFLQKSRHTESEKLQVQIQAYLDNVFDVGGLLEDAETKNVALEKVEELEEHLSHLTEKLLDLENENMMRVAELEKQLLQREKELEVVKETCEHRSQQLHTLRRVIKEKDEAFRRHYGSEPPPATGSETPPQPEPLEETLRVPIPPPVEAAPPPPPPPPPLPPPAPPLPGKCPPAPPLPGASPSIALTVGLSAIRIKKPIKTKFRLPVFNWTALKPNQISGTVFSELDDERVLEDLDLERFEELFKTKAQGPALDLVCAKSKAAQKVANKVTLLEANRAKNLAITLRKAGRGTEEICRAIHTFDLATLPVDFVECLMRFVPTEAEAKALRQYERERKPLEELAAEDRFMLHFSKVERLPQRMAIMAFLGNFADNIQMLTPQLNAIIAASASVKSSQKLKQMLEIILALGNYMNSSKRGAVYGFKLQSLDLLLDTKSTDRKLTLLHFIALTVREKYPELATFWQELHFVEKAAAVSLENVLLDVKELGRGMELLRRECSLHEHSVLRTFLANSEGKLERLQKDARTAEDAYNTVVRYFGESPKTTPPSVFFPVFVRFIRSYKDAEQENETRKKQEEVMREKLLAQEAKKQEKRNKWQQQELIAELRRRQAKDHRPVYEGKDGTIEDIITARRWIRL; this comes from the exons ATGGGGAACGTGGAGAGCGCGGACGGGGAGGCGCTGCCCCGGGGCCCGGGTGCAGTAGCGGCCCCGGGGGGGCCCGGGCTGCTCGCTCCGGGCAAGATGCCGATGCCGGAGCCCTGCGAGCTGGAGGAGCGCTTCGCCTTGGTGCTG agCTCCATGAACCTGCCCCCGGACAAAGCTCGGCTGCTGCGCCAGTACGACAACGAGAAGAAGTGGGACCTCATCTGCGACCAG GAGCGATTCCAGGTGAAGAGTCCTCCCCATGCCTACATCCAGAAACTGCACAGCTTCCTGGAGCCGGGAGTCACACGGAAG AAGTTCAGGAGAAGGGTGCAGGAATCTACCAAGGTCCTGCGGGAGCTGGAGATCAGCCTGAGGACAAACCACATCGG GTGGGTACGTGAGTTCCTCAACGATGAGAACAAGGGTCTGGACGTGCTGGTGAACTACCTGAGCTTCGCCCAGTGCGCTGTCAT GTTGGactttgaggggctggaaggcggTGAGGACGGAGCGCTGGAGAAGCTGCGCGCCTGGAGCAGGTCCATCGAGGATCTGCAGCACCCCAGTGCCCTGCCCGCCCCCTTCGCCAGCAGCCTCGCCCGCTCTGCCCGCCAGACTGCCCTACG ctaTGGCACCTTGCCCAGCCGCAGGGCGCTGAAGAACTCACGCCTGGTGAGCCAGAAGGACGACGTCCACCTCTGCATCATGTGCCTCCGGGCCATCATGAACTACCAG TATGGCTTCAACCTGGTCATGTCCCATCCCCATGCGGTCAACGAGATCGCCCTGAGCCTCAATAACAAGAACCCAAG GACCAAGGCgctggtgctggagctgctggcagctgtgtgccTGGTGAGGGGTGGCCACGAGATCATCCTGGCAGCCTTCGACAACTTCAAGGAG GTCTGCAAGGAGAAGCATCGCTTCGAGCGCCTCATGGACTACTTCCGCAACGAGGACAGCAGCATCGACTTCATG GTCGCCTGCATGCAGTTCATCAACATCGTGGTGCACTCGGTGGAGGATATGAACTTCCGAGTCCATCTCCAGTACGAGTTCAccaagctggggctggaggagttCCTGCAG AAGTCGAGGCACACGGAGAGTGAGAAGCTGCAGGTGCAGATCCAGGCTTACCTGGACAACGTCTTCGACGtgggagggctgctggaggATGCCGAGACCAAGAACGTGGCCCTGGAGAaggtggaggagctggaggagcactTGTCCCAT CTAACGGAGAAGCTGCTGGACCTGGAGAACGAGAACATGATGcgggtggcagagctggagaagcagctgctgcagcgggagaaggagctggaggtggtcaag GAGACCTGCGAGCACCggagccagcagctgcacacccTGCGGAGGGTGATCAAGGAGAAGGACGAAGCCTTCCGCCGGCACTACGGCTCCGAGCCCCCCCCCGCTACGGGCAGCGAGACCCCCCCCCAGCCCGAGCCCCTCGAAGAGACCCTGCGGGTCCCTATCCCACCCCCCGTGGAGGCTGCACCCCCTccgccccctcccccgcccccgctgccacctcctgcacctCCGCTCCCAG gCAAGTGCCCCCCGGCCCCTCCTCTGCCCGGGGCTTCGCCCTCCATCGCCCTCACTGTCGGGCTCTCGG CCATCCGGATCAAGAAGCCCATCAAGACCAAGTTCCGTCTGCCTGTCTTCAACTGGACAGCTCTGAAGCCCAACCAGATCAGTGGGACAGTGTTCAGCGAGCTGGACGACgagagggtgctggag GACCTGGACCTGGAACGCTTCGAGGAGCTCTTCAAGACCAAGGCTCAGGGCCCAGCCCTGGACCTCGTCTGTGCCAAGAGCAAGGCGGCACAGAAGGTGGCAAACAAAGTGACCCTGCTGGAGGCCAACCGTGCCAAGAACCTGGCCATCACCCTGCGCAAGGCTGGCCGTGGCACCGAGGAGATCTGCAGGGCCATCCACAC GTTCGACCTGGCGACGCTGCCGGTGGACTTCGTGGAGTGCCTGATGCGGTTCGTGCCGACGGAGGCGGAGGCGAAGGCGCTGCGGCAGTACGAGCGGGAGCGGAAGCCGCTGGAGGAGCTGGCGGCCGAGGATCGCTTCATGCTGCACTTCAGCAAGGTGGAGAGGCTGCCCCAGCGCATGGCCATCATGGCCTTCCTCGGCAACTTCGCCGACAACATCCAGATGCTGACGCCG CAACTCAATGCCATCATTGCTGCCTCAGCCTCGGTTAAGTCATCCCAGAAGCTGAAGCAGATGTTGGAG atcatcctggcactgggcaaCTACATGAACAGCAGCAAGCGTGGGGCTGTCTACGGCTTCAAACTGCAGAGCCTGGACCTG ctgctggacacGAAGTCCACGGACAGGAAGCTGACTCTGCTGCACTTCATCGCGCTGACCGTGAGGGAGAAGTACCCTGAGCTGGCAACCTtctggcaggagctgcacttCGTGGAGAAGGCAGCCGCAg TGTCCCTGGAGAATGTGCTGCTGGAcgtgaaggagctgggcaggggcatggagctgctgcggagggagtgcagcctgcatgAGCACAGCGTCCTCAGGACCTTCCTGGCCAACAGCGAGGGCaagctggagaggctgcagaaggacgcACGGACAGCTGAG GACGCCTACAACACCGTGGTGAGGTACTTCGGGGAGAGCCCCAAGACCACTCCTCCCTCTGTCTTCTTCCCGGTCTTTGTCCGGTTCATCCGCTCCTACAAG GATGCGGAGCAGGAGAACGAGACGcggaagaagcaggaggaggtgaTGCGAGAGAAGCTGCTGGCGCAGGAGGCTAAGAAGCAGGAGAAG CGCAacaagtggcagcagcaggagctgat